In Streptomyces sp. P9-A4, the genomic window GACGAGGCTGGCGATCGTGACGAGCTCCCAGGGGCCGTCGACACCGAGTGCCTGCGCCTTGGCCTCCAGGTCGAGCTTGTCGTACTCCTGGCTCGCTCGGCTCACCATCTTGCGCAACGCGTCTTCGGGCTTGGTGCCCTTGGCCACGGGGTAGCTGGCGGGGAAGAGGAAGCCCTCCAGCGGGTCCTTCACGTTCTTGTGGTTCTTCGCCCAGTCCGGGAGGCCGAGCTCGTTCGCCTTCGCCTTCGCGATGTCCTTCGTCGTACCGACCTCAAGACCGAGCTTCTTGTCGATCTGCTCGTACACCCAGACGTTCCGTCGGCCCTCGGGGATGACGAAGTTGCTCTGGCTGGCCGGGTTGAGCATCAGCGTGACCGCGCTCTCGGCCGACATCCCCTTCTTCAGCGTGTAGACGCCGGCCTGGATCGAGATGCCCTTGGGATTCTTCTGCTGGGCCGAGGTGAACGCGTCGACGCTCTTGACGACCCCCGCCTTCTTCAGGATGTTGCCGATCTCGTTGCCGAGCGCGCCCTTGGGGATCTCGACCTGCACATCGCCGGAGCCGGTGCCCGCGTAGTCCTCGACCGCGCCGAACTGGCCCTGCCAGAACTGGTAGCCGAAGTATCCGATGCCACCCACGCCGCCCGCCATGACGAGCGCGACGACCAGGCAGGCCGCACCGTTCTTGCCCTTGCGTTTCTTCGATTTGCTCCGGCGTTCGCGGTCGCCGCCGCGGGAGCCACGACCGCGGCCCGGCTCCTCGTCGTAGCCTTCGTCCTCGTCGTCCGGTGCGTCCTCGCCGGTGAAGAAGGGGTGCTTCTCCTCCTCCGGCTCCGGACGCGCCTCTTCCTCGGGCTCCCAGTCGATCACCGGCTCCGGCGGGTTCTGCCGGCGGCCGGGAGGCTGGGGCGGCGGGTACGCCTCGGGGGTGCCGTAGAGGTCGGGATTCTGGCCGCCGTACGGATCGGCCGGGGGCGTGCCGTAGGCCATCGAGGCCTGGCCCGTCTCCCAGTGGCCGTCGTACTGCTGTCCGAGATGTCCGGGCGTGTCGTAACCGCCCTGGTACGCCGTCTGCCCGTACTGCTGCTGCTCGTACGACTGCTGCTGGTACTGCTGCTGGTACTGGGGGTCGACGTACCCCTGCGGCTGCTGCTGGTACTGCTGAGCCTGCTGCTGGCCGTGCTGCTGGTACGGGTCGCCCTCGTACCCCTGGCCGCTCTGAGCTGCGTGACCGCCCTGCCCGTACGGGTCCTGGTAGACCTGACCGCCCTGGCCGTACTGGCTCGCCTGCTGCGGGTGCGGGTACTGCTGCTGCTGGCCCTCCCACCCCTGGTCCCCGTACAACGGGTCCCCGGGGTGCCACGGTTCGGAGCCGGGGCTCCGGCCATACTCAGTCATCGATCCCCAAAACAGCCGCGAGGCTTCCGGACGATCCGCCTCTACGTAGTGCGGCAGCTGTTCGAACACCGCCGCAACGCGCGGAACGTTACCGTATCGCGATCAGATGACCACTTCGACGCCCTCACCGGGCGGATTACCTGATACCCGTTCGGACTCAAGAGCGTTCTGAAGGATGATCACAGCGGCGGCCTGGTCGATGACGGACCGCCCCTTCTTCGCCTTCACGCCGGAGGCCCGCAGCCCCTGGGTCGCGGTGACCGTGGTCATCCGCTCGTCGACCAGACGGACGGGGACCGGAGCGATCCCGCGCGCCATCTCCCCGGCGAAGGCCCGGACCTTGGTCGCGGCCGGGCCCTCCCGCCCGCTGAGCGAGCGGGGCAGGCCCACGACGACCTCGATGGGCTCGTACTCCTCGACGATCTGGCGGAGCCGCCGGTGGGCGGCCGGGACGTCGCGTCCCGGCACGGTCTCCACCGGCGTCGCGAGGACCCCGTCGGGGTCGCAGGAGGCGACCCCGATCCGGGCGTCCCCGACGTCCACCGCGATACGTCGTCCGCGGCGCATCGTCACGCCGTCTCCGTCACGAGGCGCTCGACGGCGGCGATGGCCTCGCCGACGGCCGCCGGGTTCTGGCCGCCGCCCTGGGCGACATCCGGCTTGCCGCCGCCACCGCCACCGAGGGTCTTGGCGGCCGTGCGGACCAGTTCGCCGGCCTTGAGACCGCGCTCACGGGCGGCCTCGTTGGTGGC contains:
- the mltG gene encoding endolytic transglycosylase MltG: MTEYGRSPGSEPWHPGDPLYGDQGWEGQQQQYPHPQQASQYGQGGQVYQDPYGQGGHAAQSGQGYEGDPYQQHGQQQAQQYQQQPQGYVDPQYQQQYQQQSYEQQQYGQTAYQGGYDTPGHLGQQYDGHWETGQASMAYGTPPADPYGGQNPDLYGTPEAYPPPQPPGRRQNPPEPVIDWEPEEEARPEPEEEKHPFFTGEDAPDDEDEGYDEEPGRGRGSRGGDRERRSKSKKRKGKNGAACLVVALVMAGGVGGIGYFGYQFWQGQFGAVEDYAGTGSGDVQVEIPKGALGNEIGNILKKAGVVKSVDAFTSAQQKNPKGISIQAGVYTLKKGMSAESAVTLMLNPASQSNFVIPEGRRNVWVYEQIDKKLGLEVGTTKDIAKAKANELGLPDWAKNHKNVKDPLEGFLFPASYPVAKGTKPEDALRKMVSRASQEYDKLDLEAKAQALGVDGPWELVTIASLVQAEGVSHDDFRKMAEVVYNRLKPSNPQTYGGLEFDSTYNYIKNQSKLDLTLEELRKYDNPYNTYFVKGLPPGPIGNPGVEAMQGVVSPTSDGWYYFISIDGKTSQFTKTNAEHQKLVEKFNESRKN
- the ruvX gene encoding Holliday junction resolvase RuvX; the encoded protein is MRRGRRIAVDVGDARIGVASCDPDGVLATPVETVPGRDVPAAHRRLRQIVEEYEPIEVVVGLPRSLSGREGPAATKVRAFAGEMARGIAPVPVRLVDERMTTVTATQGLRASGVKAKKGRSVIDQAAAVIILQNALESERVSGNPPGEGVEVVI